A stretch of Gasterosteus aculeatus chromosome 4, fGasAcu3.hap1.1, whole genome shotgun sequence DNA encodes these proteins:
- the LOC120817584 gene encoding uncharacterized protein LOC120817584 isoform X1, translated as MEETYLLKHPGVKKKILAGGTGPLPHFAPGTKLVFHFQTLLDNFERTVIDDSRLAGRPAEIFFGKMFKMEVWETLLASMRIGEVAEFWCDAIHTGLYPIVSKGMRLIAQGKDPLEGQRHMCGMGNMFNYHSTGFPELDELMRTPQSLIFIMELLQVGDPLSYQRESWMMEKDEKLQTVPILHMQGNLLVKQTKYREAASKYKEAVLLLKTVQSREMPGDIDYINLGRMIIPLELNFCQCMLELEEYYEVIEHTTELLEKHKDCVKGYYKRAKAHAAVWNEKEARRDFHMVVNLDVTLASLINRELRALSETMKEKYWEEKEKYWNMLEKKEKNEDEGEEEEDEEEGEDERQETSESLAAESPVEVGGDKGESETPSIIFAEPHKEDPGGNKVTPTEGRDNEAEERSSVMNPSGGAEKEEKDWQQMLRLVMFLQKEGNFLIKENQFQEASVKFKEAIEYVDVLRNMVDPRGEDRDSLEKVCLPLTLNLSQCMLELKEYQQVVELNGKLLKKHKGNFKAVYQRAKAHAALCNKDEARRDFETVEKLDPTFKPFVRQELKKLGERVRIMQVHQNKTYRDTTQEKWGPGGSKSKSAAGKKQAKCSQKATEENTKVGKKTENSEMDDGEEKPTPAETEGVGWDGKAEHGNKEPESGRAGGERLDKGNVHSVKVHEDERGEPDNQAGDGDSDPATTGTGKDNVASTESAQDKVGQEGQMPVRPKHKPREQRPL; from the exons ATGGAGGAGACGTACCTTCTCAAGCATCCAGGAGTCAAGAAGAAGATTCTGGCGGGAGGCACCGGACCGCTGCCACACTTTGCACCTGGGACAAAG CTGGTTTTCCATTTCCAGACGCTGCTGGACAACTTTGAGCGAACCGTCATCGACGACAGTCGACTGGCCGGCAGGCCGGCGGAGATCTTTTTTGGAAAGATGTTTAAAATGGAAGTCTGGGAGACCCTGCTGGCGTCCATGAGGATCGGAGAGGTGGCGGAGTTCTGGTGTGACGCCATC CACACAGGCTTGTACCCCATCGTGTCCAAAGGAATGAGGCTAATCGCTCAAGGGAAAGACCCGCTGGAGGGCCAGAGACACATGTGCGGCATGGGAAATATGTTCAACTATCATTCCACGGGTTTCCCAGAGCTGGATGAGCTAATGAGAACTCCACAGTCACTTATATTCAtcatggagctgctgcag GTGGGAGACCCGTTGTCCTACCAAAGAGAGTCGTGGATGATGGAAAAGGACGAGAAGCTGCAGACGGTGCCGATCCTCCACATGCAGGGCAATTTGTTAGTCAAGCAGACAAAGTACAGAGAGGCCGCCAGCAAGTACAAGGAGGCCGTCCTGCTGCTGAAAACAGTCCAGTCCAGA GAGATGCCGGGGGACATAGACTACATTAATCTGGGTCGAATGATCATCCCCCTGGAGTTGAACTTCTGCCAGTGTATGTTGGAGCTGGAGGAGTATTATGAAGTTATAGAGCACACCACCGAACTGCTGGAGAAACACAAAG ACTGCGTGAAGGGCTACTACAAGAGAGCCAAGGCCCACGCCGCCGTGTGGAACGAGAAGGAAGCCCGCAGGGACTTCCACATGGTGGTCAACCTGGACGTCACGCTGGCCTCCCTCATCAATCGAGAGCTGAGAGCCCTGTCAGAGACCATGAAGGAGAAGTActgggaagagaaggagaaatacTGGAACATGctggagaaaaaggagaaaaatgaagacgagggagaagaagaagaagacgaggaggagggagaagatgaaagacAAGAGACGAGTGAAAGTTTGGCAGCAGAGAGTCCAGTTGAAGTCGGGGGAGACAAAGGTGAATCCGAAACTCCATCCATTATCTTTGCTGAACCCCATAAAGAGGATCCCGGGGGAAATAAGGTTACACCAACCGAAGGAAGAGATAACGAAGCGGAAGAACGCTCTTCTGTGATGAATCCAAGCGGCGGCgctgagaaggaggagaaggactggCAGCAGATGTTACGGCTTGTCATGTTTCTGCAGAAGGAAGGAAACTTCCTCATTAAAGAAAACCAATTCCAAGAGGCTTCTGTAAAGTTCAAGGAGGCCATAGAGTACGTGGACGTCCTTCGGAATATG GTGGATCCGCGGGGCGAGGACCGGGACTCGCTGGAGAAAGTGTGTCTCCCGCTGACCCTCAACCTCAGCCAGTGCATGCTGGAGCTCAAAGAATACCAGCAAGTGGTGGAGCTCAACGGCAAACTGCTGAAGAAACACAAAG GTAACTTCAAGGCTGTGTATCAACGTGCAAAAGCGCACGCCGCTTTGTGCAACAAGGATGAAGCCCGGAGGGACTTTGAAACGGTGGAAAAACTGGACCCGACGTTCAAACCCTTTGTCCGGCAGGAACTGAAAAAGCTTGGTGAGAGGGTACGCATCATGCAGGTCCACCAGAACAAGACTTACCGGGACACGACACAGGAGAAGTGGGGGCCGGGTGGGAGCAAGTCGAAGAGTGCAGCCGGGAAGAAACAAGCAAAATGTTCACAGAAAGCAACCGAAGAAAACACCAAAGTAggtaaaaagacagaaaacagtGAGATGGACGACGGAGAAGAAAAACCCACCCCAGCTGAGACTGAGGGAGTGGGATGGGACGGGAAAGCAGAGCATGGTAATAAAGagccagagagcgggagagcgGGAGGAGAGAGGTTAGATAAGGGAAATGTACACAGTGTCAAGGTTCACGAGGACGAGCGGGGTGAACCGGATAACCAAGCAGGAGACGGAGATAGCGATCCCGCAACCACCGGTACAGGCAAAGATAATGTAGCGAGCACAGAATCGGCGCAGGATAAGGTCGGACAGGAAGGTCAAATGCCAGTCAGGCCCAAGCACAAGCCAAGGGAACAAA
- the LOC120817584 gene encoding uncharacterized protein LOC120817584 isoform X2 — translation MRLIAQGKDPLEGQRHMCGMGNMFNYHSTGFPELDELMRTPQSLIFIMELLQVGDPLSYQRESWMMEKDEKLQTVPILHMQGNLLVKQTKYREAASKYKEAVLLLKTVQSREMPGDIDYINLGRMIIPLELNFCQCMLELEEYYEVIEHTTELLEKHKDCVKGYYKRAKAHAAVWNEKEARRDFHMVVNLDVTLASLINRELRALSETMKEKYWEEKEKYWNMLEKKEKNEDEGEEEEDEEEGEDERQETSESLAAESPVEVGGDKGESETPSIIFAEPHKEDPGGNKVTPTEGRDNEAEERSSVMNPSGGAEKEEKDWQQMLRLVMFLQKEGNFLIKENQFQEASVKFKEAIEYVDVLRNMVDPRGEDRDSLEKVCLPLTLNLSQCMLELKEYQQVVELNGKLLKKHKGNFKAVYQRAKAHAALCNKDEARRDFETVEKLDPTFKPFVRQELKKLGERVRIMQVHQNKTYRDTTQEKWGPGGSKSKSAAGKKQAKCSQKATEENTKVGKKTENSEMDDGEEKPTPAETEGVGWDGKAEHGNKEPESGRAGGERLDKGNVHSVKVHEDERGEPDNQAGDGDSDPATTGTGKDNVASTESAQDKVGQEGQMPVRPKHKPREQRPL, via the exons ATGAGGCTAATCGCTCAAGGGAAAGACCCGCTGGAGGGCCAGAGACACATGTGCGGCATGGGAAATATGTTCAACTATCATTCCACGGGTTTCCCAGAGCTGGATGAGCTAATGAGAACTCCACAGTCACTTATATTCAtcatggagctgctgcag GTGGGAGACCCGTTGTCCTACCAAAGAGAGTCGTGGATGATGGAAAAGGACGAGAAGCTGCAGACGGTGCCGATCCTCCACATGCAGGGCAATTTGTTAGTCAAGCAGACAAAGTACAGAGAGGCCGCCAGCAAGTACAAGGAGGCCGTCCTGCTGCTGAAAACAGTCCAGTCCAGA GAGATGCCGGGGGACATAGACTACATTAATCTGGGTCGAATGATCATCCCCCTGGAGTTGAACTTCTGCCAGTGTATGTTGGAGCTGGAGGAGTATTATGAAGTTATAGAGCACACCACCGAACTGCTGGAGAAACACAAAG ACTGCGTGAAGGGCTACTACAAGAGAGCCAAGGCCCACGCCGCCGTGTGGAACGAGAAGGAAGCCCGCAGGGACTTCCACATGGTGGTCAACCTGGACGTCACGCTGGCCTCCCTCATCAATCGAGAGCTGAGAGCCCTGTCAGAGACCATGAAGGAGAAGTActgggaagagaaggagaaatacTGGAACATGctggagaaaaaggagaaaaatgaagacgagggagaagaagaagaagacgaggaggagggagaagatgaaagacAAGAGACGAGTGAAAGTTTGGCAGCAGAGAGTCCAGTTGAAGTCGGGGGAGACAAAGGTGAATCCGAAACTCCATCCATTATCTTTGCTGAACCCCATAAAGAGGATCCCGGGGGAAATAAGGTTACACCAACCGAAGGAAGAGATAACGAAGCGGAAGAACGCTCTTCTGTGATGAATCCAAGCGGCGGCgctgagaaggaggagaaggactggCAGCAGATGTTACGGCTTGTCATGTTTCTGCAGAAGGAAGGAAACTTCCTCATTAAAGAAAACCAATTCCAAGAGGCTTCTGTAAAGTTCAAGGAGGCCATAGAGTACGTGGACGTCCTTCGGAATATG GTGGATCCGCGGGGCGAGGACCGGGACTCGCTGGAGAAAGTGTGTCTCCCGCTGACCCTCAACCTCAGCCAGTGCATGCTGGAGCTCAAAGAATACCAGCAAGTGGTGGAGCTCAACGGCAAACTGCTGAAGAAACACAAAG GTAACTTCAAGGCTGTGTATCAACGTGCAAAAGCGCACGCCGCTTTGTGCAACAAGGATGAAGCCCGGAGGGACTTTGAAACGGTGGAAAAACTGGACCCGACGTTCAAACCCTTTGTCCGGCAGGAACTGAAAAAGCTTGGTGAGAGGGTACGCATCATGCAGGTCCACCAGAACAAGACTTACCGGGACACGACACAGGAGAAGTGGGGGCCGGGTGGGAGCAAGTCGAAGAGTGCAGCCGGGAAGAAACAAGCAAAATGTTCACAGAAAGCAACCGAAGAAAACACCAAAGTAggtaaaaagacagaaaacagtGAGATGGACGACGGAGAAGAAAAACCCACCCCAGCTGAGACTGAGGGAGTGGGATGGGACGGGAAAGCAGAGCATGGTAATAAAGagccagagagcgggagagcgGGAGGAGAGAGGTTAGATAAGGGAAATGTACACAGTGTCAAGGTTCACGAGGACGAGCGGGGTGAACCGGATAACCAAGCAGGAGACGGAGATAGCGATCCCGCAACCACCGGTACAGGCAAAGATAATGTAGCGAGCACAGAATCGGCGCAGGATAAGGTCGGACAGGAAGGTCAAATGCCAGTCAGGCCCAAGCACAAGCCAAGGGAACAAA